One region of Synergistes jonesii genomic DNA includes:
- a CDS encoding ABC transporter permease, which translates to MISTTEIFSASVTALRRNKTRSMLTALGIIIGVAAVIAAFAVGAGANKSIDEQISSFGSNFIMVFPDRPGRSTTGVTRYLTYDDALAIEKEVSGIDAVAPMINMSATLIYENTNWNSSVVGSTGDYSYVQEWSLASGRDIGASDVRQGAKVAVVGQTVIDKLFTGENPLGRSIRINKIPFTIVGVFEAKGLSAMGSDQDDFVLVPLTTAQKRLVRWTTAGRIGNIYIKGVSMTALSYIQNETEILLRERHKIKEGEADDFSVRNVSQMLEARRKTTTIMSMLLGSIAFISLVVGGIGIMNIMLVSVTERTREIGIRMAVGATERDIRIQFLIEAVVLSMVGGVVGIIAGVVTGYALSSFTSAPPVFTVPSILLAFVFSALVGVGFGYYPAYKASLLNPIDALKYE; encoded by the coding sequence GTGATATCGACGACAGAAATATTCTCCGCCTCCGTTACTGCGCTCCGCAGGAACAAAACACGCTCGATGCTCACAGCGCTGGGCATAATAATCGGCGTCGCCGCCGTCATAGCGGCCTTCGCCGTAGGCGCCGGCGCAAACAAGAGCATCGACGAGCAGATATCCTCCTTCGGAAGCAATTTCATCATGGTATTCCCCGACAGGCCGGGGCGCTCGACGACCGGCGTCACGCGCTATCTGACGTACGACGACGCTCTGGCGATCGAAAAAGAAGTCTCGGGCATCGACGCCGTCGCGCCCATGATAAACATGAGCGCGACTCTGATATACGAAAACACGAACTGGAACTCCAGCGTCGTGGGCAGCACCGGCGATTACAGCTATGTGCAGGAGTGGAGCCTAGCCTCTGGGCGCGACATAGGCGCGAGCGACGTGCGCCAGGGCGCTAAGGTCGCGGTCGTCGGACAGACCGTGATCGACAAGCTCTTCACAGGCGAAAACCCTCTCGGCAGATCTATAAGAATCAACAAGATTCCTTTTACCATCGTCGGCGTCTTCGAAGCAAAGGGGCTCTCGGCGATGGGCAGCGATCAGGACGACTTCGTGCTCGTGCCGCTGACGACGGCGCAAAAGCGCCTCGTCCGCTGGACGACGGCCGGAAGGATCGGCAACATCTACATAAAGGGCGTCTCGATGACGGCGCTTTCCTACATACAGAACGAGACGGAAATCCTGCTGCGTGAGCGTCATAAAATAAAAGAGGGGGAGGCCGACGACTTCTCGGTCAGAAACGTCTCTCAAATGCTCGAAGCGCGGCGCAAGACGACGACGATAATGTCGATGCTGCTCGGCTCGATAGCCTTCATCTCGCTCGTGGTGGGCGGCATAGGGATAATGAACATCATGCTCGTCTCGGTCACCGAACGCACGCGCGAGATAGGCATAAGGATGGCCGTCGGCGCGACAGAGCGCGACATCAGGATACAGTTCCTCATCGAGGCCGTCGTCCTCTCGATGGTCGGAGGCGTCGTCGGAATCATCGCCGGCGTCGTTACGGGCTACGCGCTTTCATCCTTTACCTCAGCGCCGCCGGTCTTCACAGTCCCTTCGATATTGCTTGCGTTCGTATTCTCCGCGCTGGTGGGAGTCGGCTTCGGTTACTACCCCGCCTACAAGGCGTCGCTGCTGAACCCCATAGACGCGCTGAAATACGAATAA
- a CDS encoding ABC transporter ATP-binding protein — translation MPLVELKDIRKSFRLGGDEVEILHGVNLSVERGEFVAMMGPSGSGKSTTMNILGCLDRPTSGEYYLGGQSVEDMDGDELAHMRNSMIGFVFQGFNLLSKTTALENVELPLLYAGVPRKERHEKAKEALIEMGLSERIYHEPTQLSGGQQQRVAIARGIVNRAEILMADEPTGNLDSKTSDEIMALFCRLNDEGMTIILVTHEPDVAQYAKRILHFRDGVIIKDEVNDRRRTLTQARRAEGGGAA, via the coding sequence ATGCCGCTAGTTGAGCTTAAGGATATAAGAAAAAGCTTCCGGCTCGGCGGCGACGAGGTCGAAATCCTTCACGGCGTCAACCTCAGCGTCGAGCGCGGAGAGTTCGTTGCTATGATGGGGCCGTCTGGCTCCGGCAAATCCACCACGATGAATATACTCGGCTGCCTGGACCGGCCGACGTCGGGCGAGTACTATCTCGGAGGCCAGAGCGTCGAGGATATGGACGGAGACGAACTCGCCCATATGAGGAACAGCATGATCGGCTTCGTCTTTCAGGGCTTCAACCTGCTCTCGAAGACGACCGCTCTGGAAAACGTCGAGCTTCCTCTGCTCTACGCGGGCGTGCCGAGAAAAGAACGCCACGAGAAGGCGAAAGAGGCGTTGATCGAGATGGGCCTCTCGGAGCGCATATATCACGAGCCTACGCAGCTTTCAGGCGGGCAGCAGCAGCGCGTGGCGATCGCGCGCGGGATAGTGAACCGCGCCGAGATATTGATGGCCGACGAGCCCACCGGCAACCTCGATTCAAAGACGAGCGACGAAATAATGGCGCTCTTCTGCCGCCTCAACGACGAGGGCATGACGATAATACTCGTCACCCACGAACCGGACGTCGCGCAGTATGCGAAGCGCATACTTCACTTCCGCGACGGAGTGATAATAAAGGACGAGGTAAACGACAGAAGGCGTACGCTTACGCAGGCGCGGCGCGCCGAAGGAGGCGGGGCCGCGTGA